The genomic segment GATAAGCGCAATTTCAAGCTTTTTGCTGTTTTCAAATTCACGGAAGATGACCGGAACCCGCGTAAGCCCCGCTAAAAGCGCCGCCCTCGTTCTCCGCTCTCCCGCAATGATATAGTATTCATCGCCGTTTTTTTCCGCGATAATCGGCTGAATAATACCGTGTTCTTTGATGGAAGCGGCAAGCTCCTGCAAACTATCTTCATTAAAAGTACGACGGGGTTGAAACGGATTGGGTTTTAATAGCGCGGGGTCAAGCTCAACCGGAGCGGAACCGACAGTATCGGCGCGATTTTGAGTACCAGCTTGTTGCGCCGCTTCTCCTCGCATCACATTCTGCTGCGGCATTACAGACAAACCGCTATCCGATTGTACATCCGAAGATTGTGCAGCAGCATCGTTTGAGCACAAATCCGTGATATCGGGAGAAAGCAAGGAGTCGAGCCCTTTGCCCAGTGCAGATTTAGGCACGGTCAAGCACCTCCTGAGCGAGTTTTTCGTAGCTGCGGGCGCCGATACAGGAGGAATCATACTTGCAGATGGGCAACCCGTGGGAGGGAGCTTCGGAGAGGCGGACATTACGCGGGATAATCGTGCTGCATACGCGGTCTTTAAAATAAGCCGTAACCTGCTGCACAACTTCCTGCGCGAGCTTTGTGCGGGAATCGTACATCGTAAAAAAGATACCGCCGATTTTAAGACGAGGATTGATTTTTTCCTGTACTCTTTTAACGGTTTGTAAAAGAAGCGTTAAGCCCTCAAGCGCAAAATACTCACACTGCAACGGAATAAACACTTCATCCGCGGCGGCAAGCCCGTTCAGCGTTAAAATCCCCAATGACGGAGGGCAATCAATTAAAATATATTCGTATTCTTCTTTAAGAAGCGCAAGATTGTTGCGAAGAAAAAATTCTCGAGATTGCTGATCAACCAATTCGATGGTCGCACCCGATAAATTGATATCGGCGGGGATTGCATACAAGTCCTTAACCGCCGTCGGTCTGACCGTTTTTTGGATAGGAATTTTTCCGGCAATCGCATCATAAATACTCGGCTGTTTTTTGGAAATACCGACGCCCGACGACATATTTCCCTGCGGATCAAAGTCCACAAGCAGCGTTTTTCTTCCCGCCTGTGCAAAGTATGCGCCGATATTGACAGCTGAAGTAGTTTTCCCTACCCCGCCTTTTTGATTAACAAAAACGATACTTTTCCCCATACGGGGCAGTATATCGCATTTTCCCAATAGATAAAAGGGGATATCTAAAAACTCGGTTAGATTTTTAGATATCCCCGACGAGTTTTAATTTAAGTCTTTATATAATAATGACTTAAATTAAAACATCGCAAATAAGATTAAGGAAAACCACTAAAAACTCAAGTTTTTAGTGGTTCCCAAAAGGCATTTATTGACTTTTCGCTGAATAATGACGATATTTAAAGCTATGGATTCAGATACTTCAAAGACTTTAGATACGCCGAACGCGGCGGATACGTCAACTCAAAAAGACGCAAAGGCGGTTATTCCAATCGAAGAACTTTTGCCTAAAAAAATCAATCTTATTCCGCTGAACGGTCGACCTATTTATCCGGGGATTTTTACCCCGCTTTTGATAAACGATGCCGACGATATCCGCTCTGTCGAAGAAGCTTATAGTAGCACCGGTTTTATCGGTCTTTCGCTGTTAAAAAACGAGACGGAAGAGCCGGGAGCCTCCGATGTGTATCAAATCGGAGCCGCTGCGCGGATTATCAAAAAAATCAACTTGCCTGACGGCGGTATCAATATTCTTATTTCAACCCTAAAGCGGTTCAAAATCCGCAAAGTTGTCAATGAGAAAAAACCGATTGTCGTAGCGGTTCAGTACCTTGAAGATGAAGAAGAGAATACGGTTGAGGTAAAGGCGATGCTCCGCGGACTGATCGGAGAGATGAAAGAACTTTCCGAAAACAATCCGCTTTTTACGGAAGAGATGCGGCTCAACATCGTCAATATCGACCATCCGGGAAAGATTGCGGACTTTACTGCCAGCATTTTGAATATTCCGAAAGAGGAGCAGCAAAAAATACTGGAAACTATCAACGTCCGTGAACGGATGGAAAAAGTTTTTGTTCATATCAAAAAAGAAAAAGAGCTGCTCGATGTCCAGCGGAAGATTCAGGCCGATTTGAATACGCGGATTGAAAAAAATCAGCGCGAATACTTTCTGCATGAAGAACTTAAAAGCATCAAAAAAGAGCTGGGCTTGAGCTCCGATCCGAAGGATGCCGATGAAGAGAAATTCCGCAAGCTGATCGACTCGTTCCATTTTGAAGGTGAAGTAAAAGAGACGATAGAAGCCGAGTTTGAAAAATTCAAGTTCCTCGAACCGAATTCGCCTGAGTACATTGTCGGACGGAATTATCTTGAAACCGCGCTGACGCTCCCATGGAATCCTCCCGAACCGGAAGCGTATAATATAGAAGAAGCGAAAAAAGTTTTGGACGCGGATCATTACGGGCTGGAGGATGTAAAGAAGCGGATTATCGAATACCTTGCAGTACGGAAACTGAAAAACGATACGAAAGGCTCGATTGTTTTATTGGTTGGGCCGCCCGGTGTCGGTAAAACGAGTGTCGGCAAGTCGATTGCCCGTGCGATGAATAAACCGTTTTTCCGGTTCTCGGTGGGCGGTATGCGGGATGAGGCTGAAATTAAAGGACACCGCAGAACGTACATCGGTGCGATGCCCGGCAAAATTTTGCAGGGATTAAAAATCGTGAAAACAAAGGCGCCGGTCTTTATGATTGACGAGATCGATAAGATGGGGCAAAGCTATCAGGGCGACCCTTCCAGCGCTTTGCTTGAAGTGCTCGACCCCGAACAGAATGTCTCGTTCCGCGACCACTACCTCGATCTGCCGTTTGACCTGTCGCATATCGTATTTATCCTGACGGCGAACACTCTTGACGGTATTCCGCGCCCGCTACTCGACCGCGCCGAAGTTATTCAACTCGCGGGTTATATCGATTCTGAAAAAGTAGAAATCGCAAAAAACTACCTGTTGCCGAAAAGTCTTGAGAAAAACGGCTTAAAGAAAGCGCAGGTGAAATATTCCAAGCAGATACTGCTGCATATTGCGAACGGCTATGCGCGGGAGGCGGGAGTACGCAACTTTGAAAAGAACCTCGATAAGCTCCACCGGAAAATCGCCGTTGAACTGGTTACCGGCGAGCGCGGCGAAAAAGATGTGTTTGCGCCCGATGCTGCCGAAATCGAAAAGATGCTCGGCAAACCCATTTTCCGCGATGATGATATCAAATACGCGAAAGTTCCCGGCACGGCAATCGGGCTTGCATGGACGAGTATGGGCGGCGATACGCTGCTGATAGAAGCCTTATCGAATAAGGGCAAGGGGCAGTTCCGCCTGACCGGTCAGATGGGCAATGTGATGAAGGAGTCCGCCTCGATTGCATGGACATGGGTGCGCCACTTTGCCGACGCACATGGCATTGCAAGCGTTAAGTGGTTTGAAAGCCACGTTATCCACCTGCACATTCCGGAAGGCGCAACACCCAAAGACGGTCCCTCCGCCGGCATCACGATGACTGTTGCGCTGCTTTCGCTGTTGTCCGGTAAGGTCATTAAACCGAAACTCGCCATGACCGGCGAACTCTCTCTGACCGGTCAGGTACTCCCGATCGGCGGCTTAAAAGAAAAAACCATCGCCGCCCGCCGCAACGGCATCAAGGAGATTATCATCCCCGCCGCGAATATCCGCGACCTCGAAAAAATTCCCGAGCACGTAAAGAAAGGCATTCAGTTCCACCCCGTTACTAGGATGGAGGAGGTTATACAATGTGCCTTCCCCCACACCTTTTGAAATAGACGGCACATCTACTTCGTTGCTGCGCACAAATTAATCCTCAACGTATCAAAGATACGCCTGCGGTTAATTTGTGCTTGCGCCTCGTATCTGCGCCGTCTATTTCAAAAGGCTTACGGCAGGTGCATCTGCGGTGTCGCTTAACAAAAACAGTCCTCGATGTTTCAGAAGCTGCACGGATGCCGCTGGTTCCAAGCAGTAAAGTGTTTGCGGGTGTTTTTTGTGCGCTCCTAGCATTGCAGAACGGACAAGGATGTCCGTGGTTATAAGCAGTAGCGAGATTTGTGTTGTACACAAATCTCGTCGTTAAGCAGTTGTACACGGATGTACAACTGCTTAGCAGTCTATTTCAAAAGGCTTACGGAAAAGTTATAACCGAATGCGGCTTCTGAAAATGCTCAACGTATCAGAACGCCCAAGGACGGGCGTGGTTCCAAGCAGAAGCAATGTTTTTGCGTAGCAAAAATTCGCGTTCAAAAATAGACAAGGAGGTCAATTTTTGAACTTGCCACGGATGGCGGTGGCATAAATCAGAAACAAGTTTTGGAACCAAACTCGTCCTCTACCGATATACAAGGATGCAGGGAGATATTACACAAAGAATTCCGAAGCCGCCGGGCGCGTATAGTTTTGTTCCAGCATAGCTTTATGCGACAGGAACAGCGGGTCGTCGAATGATTTTGCTTTTGTGTGGCAATGAACAATACAGGCCTGACACTTTATGCAGATGCCGGGGACTAACGAAACATCGTTTTTGTCGATGGAACCCATCGGGCATACGGCCGCGCAAACGCCGCAGTTGTCGCATTTTGCCTTATCGGTAACCGGTTTTGCCTTTAAAAAATTGACCGGCTTTCCGTCGATTCCGAGCGGCACATAGTAGGCGGAGAGTTCTTCGTTTCTTTTTATCGAGGCATTGGAGAGAGGCCTCCCTGATTGTTGAAGTTTTTTAAAAATGGTATCGGCAAAAGCAGTTATACGCTCCTCATCGGCAGCATCCGGCCGTCCAATGCCTACCTCGGCAAACGCATGCTTGCACACTACCGCACCGGCGCCGATTACCGAAAAATTATTCTTTTCCAACTCCATGTGAAGCTCGCTCAAAGAATTGTCAAAACTGCGGTTTCCGAAGGTAACCACCGCTATTGTGCGTGTTTGATTCCCTTTAAACAGGGTTTGCACAAAGGGCAATACCTTATTCGGAATGCGCCCCGCATACGTCGGCACACCGAAGATAACCAAATCTTCAGACGAATACGTTCTGGTGTCGATATGGGCAGCAGGCAGCGTAAAGTCATCAACTTCAACTGGCGCGGAAAGTTTTTGTGAAAACTGCGCGGACAGCTGTTCAACTACCCGCTTGGTATTGCCGGTAGGGCTAAAAAAAACCGCTTTTATATTTTTAATTGGTTGCATACTCTTTATCCTTTTTTGAAAAATTGCGTAAAGTTTTTAGCAATCATCCCCCGGCGCAGAGCATCGGAGAATGAACCCCTCCGCATGCATAACGCTTCATGCAGCGGGAGTACGTCCTATCGAGAAAACTCGCTCTTCATATACCTCTATCAGTTTTCAGGCTCCAGTTCAATACGAGAACCGTCATGGGAATATTTATATGCTTTTCCGGTTGCATGTTCAAGCATATAAATTTGAGGGGGAGTTTTAAAATGCCATGTAAGGGTTGCTTCATCCTGCTCATACACATCCCTGCAAAACCATGTTTTTCCATCTCTCGTTGTCTGGTATAGTTGGTTTCCACGAGCCAATCGGATACGCTTCAGTTGCCCGCCGCCCTCTATTGGATAAGCTCCTATTTCAAGCCCGGTAAAAGATGCCTCACCCGGAACATCACACAGTATTCTACCTGTAATAAAAATATTCGTATCATTTTCAACCACATTAAATATTGAACGTGCATCAGGTTTACTGTAAATAATATGTGTATATTCAAGTTTTAGCGGATTCAAACTATGTACCTTGTATAACAGCCGATGACATGTTTCACCACCTACTACATTTACCTTGCAATAGACATTTTTTGCATCGGCATACTGATTCGTCAATTCAAGCGATGTTATAAACTCTTCCGGAACAGGTGCTATCTTGTTATCACTAAAGAAACCGGTGGGGAAAACAGCATGGTACGGTATTTCTTGTACATATTCCCCATTGTCTGCACTGAGATTCACAAGCCAGTACACTCCTTTATTTTCCTTAGCGGGATAAAGGTCTTTATGTGAATCTGCTAATAACTGATATTTGCCCTCTCTGTAATGCATTCGGTTCACACCAGTTATCTCAATATCTTCTGTGGTAATATTACACTTTTTTACGATTGTTCCGCTTTGGTCAAGACGGCGAATTGCACACCCAATACCCCGGGCGCTATACGTTGCAATCCATAACGCTCCTTTTCCTCCTTCGGTATCATTAAAAGCAATAACTGTTTCGGGATGGCAATCAAGATCGATAAAAGACATTTTTCCGCTGGCAGGATCAAGACGGGCAATATGATTACCGATAGTGGCTGAACAAATCCAAATACTACCGTGAAACTCTGCAATACCGGTAATCCATAAATCCGCATAGAACTTTTTTTTATCGTCTTTCACAAATAATTCATACACCTTTATCAGTTTTCCGCTCGCGCTGTCCCACACCTGTACCTGCGGTAAGTAATTACTTGCAGAAAGGATATACGAATCTTTCCATTCAAGAGGGCCGTAATCTATCTTTGTAAAAATCTTTTCATAATCTTCGGGCCCTGCCATCCTGTACATGGGACATGAAAGCAAGACGGCAGTAAGACAAACTATGCATAATGCAAAAGTTATTGTCTTTTGTTTCATCGCTCCCTCACTTCAATCAAAATATATTCTAACACTCCCATATTCTACTGTCAATCTTACGCATAAATACAGGAGGATTCCGCATTATAAGGGCTGTAAGAGAATCTATAGAGGCAATCTTCCCGTGTTTATAATGCAGCATATCCCTGAGAGCGACAGCCTTAAAGACCGTTGTCTCGTTGCCCTGCCTTAAAGACGGTATATAAGGCTGTTGAAAGATGGAAGTTCGAAAGTGTCCTACCGTTTATTCGTGCGGAGGGTTTAATACCCCGACGCTCGCGTCAGGGTTGTTGATTGGAGCGCTTCCAGATATGGAGCTTTTCCGCTTCGGCAATGAGCGAATCTCTAAAATCGGGATGTGCGACCGAAATTAAGGCTTCTGCCCGCTGCCATGTCGATAAGCCCTTTAAGTTGACCTTTCCGTATTCGGTAACGAACCAATGGACATTGGTTCTTGTGTCCGTAACAACGGAACCCGGCGCAAGCGTCGGCCGGATACGGGAGGTAAGCGCCCCTGTTTTATCCTTAAAGGTGGAAGAACAGCAAATAAAGCTTTTTCCGCCATTGGATAGATA from the Treponema medium genome contains:
- a CDS encoding ParA family protein, producing MGKSIVFVNQKGGVGKTTSAVNIGAYFAQAGRKTLLVDFDPQGNMSSGVGISKKQPSIYDAIAGKIPIQKTVRPTAVKDLYAIPADINLSGATIELVDQQSREFFLRNNLALLKEEYEYILIDCPPSLGILTLNGLAAADEVFIPLQCEYFALEGLTLLLQTVKRVQEKINPRLKIGGIFFTMYDSRTKLAQEVVQQVTAYFKDRVCSTIIPRNVRLSEAPSHGLPICKYDSSCIGARSYEKLAQEVLDRA
- the lon gene encoding endopeptidase La, which encodes MTIFKAMDSDTSKTLDTPNAADTSTQKDAKAVIPIEELLPKKINLIPLNGRPIYPGIFTPLLINDADDIRSVEEAYSSTGFIGLSLLKNETEEPGASDVYQIGAAARIIKKINLPDGGINILISTLKRFKIRKVVNEKKPIVVAVQYLEDEEENTVEVKAMLRGLIGEMKELSENNPLFTEEMRLNIVNIDHPGKIADFTASILNIPKEEQQKILETINVRERMEKVFVHIKKEKELLDVQRKIQADLNTRIEKNQREYFLHEELKSIKKELGLSSDPKDADEEKFRKLIDSFHFEGEVKETIEAEFEKFKFLEPNSPEYIVGRNYLETALTLPWNPPEPEAYNIEEAKKVLDADHYGLEDVKKRIIEYLAVRKLKNDTKGSIVLLVGPPGVGKTSVGKSIARAMNKPFFRFSVGGMRDEAEIKGHRRTYIGAMPGKILQGLKIVKTKAPVFMIDEIDKMGQSYQGDPSSALLEVLDPEQNVSFRDHYLDLPFDLSHIVFILTANTLDGIPRPLLDRAEVIQLAGYIDSEKVEIAKNYLLPKSLEKNGLKKAQVKYSKQILLHIANGYAREAGVRNFEKNLDKLHRKIAVELVTGERGEKDVFAPDAAEIEKMLGKPIFRDDDIKYAKVPGTAIGLAWTSMGGDTLLIEALSNKGKGQFRLTGQMGNVMKESASIAWTWVRHFADAHGIASVKWFESHVIHLHIPEGATPKDGPSAGITMTVALLSLLSGKVIKPKLAMTGELSLTGQVLPIGGLKEKTIAARRNGIKEIIIPAANIRDLEKIPEHVKKGIQFHPVTRMEEVIQCAFPHTF
- a CDS encoding EFR1 family ferrodoxin (N-terminal region resembles flavodoxins. C-terminal ferrodoxin region binds two 4Fe-4S clusters.) produces the protein MQPIKNIKAVFFSPTGNTKRVVEQLSAQFSQKLSAPVEVDDFTLPAAHIDTRTYSSEDLVIFGVPTYAGRIPNKVLPFVQTLFKGNQTRTIAVVTFGNRSFDNSLSELHMELEKNNFSVIGAGAVVCKHAFAEVGIGRPDAADEERITAFADTIFKKLQQSGRPLSNASIKRNEELSAYYVPLGIDGKPVNFLKAKPVTDKAKCDNCGVCAAVCPMGSIDKNDVSLVPGICIKCQACIVHCHTKAKSFDDPLFLSHKAMLEQNYTRPAASEFFV